The proteins below are encoded in one region of Gallus gallus isolate bGalGal1 chromosome 12, bGalGal1.mat.broiler.GRCg7b, whole genome shotgun sequence:
- the SEMA3F gene encoding semaphorin-3F isoform 1 precursor (isoform 1 precursor is encoded by transcript variant 1), which yields MPVATVLLWATLLTLGWRAAHGKDGVPPTPRVQLSFKELKATGTAHFFNFLLNSSDYRILLKDEDHDRMYVGSKDYVLSLDLHDINREPLIIHWPASQQRIEECILSGKNSNGECGNFIRLIQPWNRTHLYVCGTGAYNPICAFINRGRKAQDYIFYLEPDKLESGKGKCSYDPKVDTVSALINEELYAGVYIDFMGTDAAIFRTMGKQTAMRTDQYNSRWLNDPAFVRAQLIPDSSERNDDKLYFFFREKSADAPLSPGVYSRIGRICLNDDGGHCCLVNKWSTFLKARLVCSVPGPDGIETHFDELQDVFIQQTQDTKNPVIYAVFSASGSVFKGSAVCVYSMADIRMVFNGPFAHKEGPNYQWMPYTGKMPYPRPGTCPGGTFTPSMKSTKDYPDEVINFMRSHPLMYHAVYPAHRQPLVVRTNVNYRFTTIAVDQVDAADGRYEVLFLGTDRGTVQKVIVLPRDDMETEELMLEEIEVFKVPAPIKMMTISSKRQQLYVSSAVGVTHLALHRCDVYGEACADCCLARDPYCAWDGKACSRYSASSKRRSRRQDVRHGNPMRQCRGYNSNANKNTVEAVQYGVEGSTAFLECQPRSPQATVKWLLQKDNSDRRKELRTEGGRALRTEQGLLLRALQLSDSGLYSCTATENNFKHTVTKVQLRVLAARAVHAVLLQGELPPAALPGAPTPRYQDLLQLLTRPELGLLDQYCQGFWRPPAPGPPEPLAALKAKELQDQKKPRSRRNHPPESCGHT from the exons ATGCCCGTGGCCACCGTCCTGCTCTGGGCCACCCTGCTGACCCTGGGCTGGCGGGCAGCCCACGGCAAGGACGGCGTGCCTCCTACCCCCAGGGTGCAGCTCTCCTTCAAAG AGCTGAAGGCCACCGGCACCGCGCACTTCTTCAACTTCCTGCTCAACTCCAGTGACTACCGCATCCTGCTGAAGGACGAGGACCACGACCGCATGTACGTGGGCAGCAAGGACTACGTCCTCTCTCTGGACCTGCACGACATCAACCGCGAGCCCCTCATC ATCCACTGGCCTGCCTCCCAGCAGAGGATCGAGGAGTGCATCCTGTCGGGCAAGAACAGCAAT GGGGAGTGTGGCAACTTCATCCGCCTGATCCAGCCCTGGAACCGGACTCACCTCTACGTGTGCGGCACCGGCGCCTACAACCCCATCTGCGCCTTCATCAACCGTGGGCGCAAAGCACAG GATTATATCTTCTACCTAGAGCCGGACAAGCTGGAGTCAGGCAAAGGGAAGTGTTCTTATGACCCCAAAGTGGACACCGTCTCTGCATTGATAA aTGAAGAGCTCTATGCTGGGGTCTACATCGACTTCATGGGCACTGATGCAGCCATCTTCCGCACTATGGGCAAGCAGACAGCCATGAGGACAGACCAGTACAATTCACGCTGGCTCAACG ACCCTGCCTTCGTCCGTGCCCAGCTCATCCCTGACAGCAGCGAGAGGAATGATGACAAACTCTACTTCTTCTTCCGGGAGAAGTCGGCGGATGCCCCGCTCAGCCCCGGGGTCTATTCCCGCATCGGGCGCATCTGCCTG AACGACGATGGAGGACACTGCTGCCTGGTGAACAAATGGAGCACCTTCCTGAAGGCCCGGCTCGTCTGCTCCGTGCCAGGACCCGATGGGATCGAGACACACTTTGATGAGCTTC AGGACGTCTTCATCCAGCAGACTCAGGACACCAAGAATCCTGTTATCTACGCCGTCTTCTCCGCATCGGG GTCGGTGTTCAAGGGCTCGGCTGTCTGCGTTTACTCCATGGCCGACATCCGCATGGTGTTCAATGGGCCCTTCGCGCACAAGGAGGGCCCCAACTACCAGTGGATGCCCTACACGGGCAAAATGCCCTACCCCCGGCCGGGCACC TGCCCCGGGGGGACCTTCACACCCTCCATGAAGTCAACCAAGGACTACCCCGACGAAGTGATCAACTTCATGCGCTCTCACCCTCTGATGTACCACGCCGTCTACCCGGCCCACCGGCAGCCTCTGGTCGTGCGCACCAACGTCAACTACCGCTTCACCACCATCGCTGTTGACCAGGTGGACGCGGCAGATGGGCGCTATGAGGTGCTTTTCCTGGGCACAG ATCGGGGCACGGTGCAGAAAGTCATTGTGCTGCCCCGGGATGACATGGAGACAGAGGAGCTGATGCTGGAGGAGATCGAGGTGTTCAAG GTGCCAGCACCCATCAAGATGATGACCATCTCCTCCAAGAGG CAACAGCTTTACGTGTCCTCGGCAGTAGGAGTGACCCACCTGGCCCTGCACCGGTGTGACGTGTATGGAGAAGCCTGTGCTGACTGCTGCCTGGCCCGCGACCCATACTGTGCCTGGGATGGCAAGGCCTGCAGCCGCTACTCAGCATCCTCCAAGAG GCGGAGCAGGCGGCAGGACGTCCGGCACGGCAACCCCATGCGCCAGTGCCGAGGCTACAACTCCAATG ccaacAAGAACACGGTGGAGGCCGTGCAGTACGGGGTGGAGGGCAGCACCGCCTTCCTCGAGTGCCAGCCCCGCTCTCCACAAGCCACCGTCAaatggctgctgcagaaggacaaCAGCGACCGACGGAAAGAG CTGCGCACAGAGGGCGGCCGGGCACTGCGGACAGAGCAGGGCTTGCTGCTGCGTGCCCTGCAGCTCTCCGACAGCGGCCTCTACTCCTGCACCGCCACCGAGAACAACTTCAAGCACACGGTGACCAAGGTGCAGCTGCGAGTCCTGGCCGCCCGCGCCGTGCACGCCGTCCTGCTGCAAGGCGAGCTGCCCCCCGCCGCGCTGCCGGGAGCCCCAACGCCGCGCTACCAggacctgctgcagctgctcacccGCCCCGAGCTGGGACTCCTCGACCAGTACTGCCAGGGCTTCTGGCGACCGCCGGCCCCCGGCCCCCCCGAACCGCTGGCTGCCCTCAAAGCCAAGGAGCTGCAGGACCAGAAGAAGCCAAGGAGCCGCCGGAATCACCCGCCAGAGAGCTGCGGGCACACATGA
- the GNAT1 gene encoding guanine nucleotide-binding protein G(t) subunit alpha-1 translates to MGAGASAEEKHSRELEKKLKEDAEKDARTVKLLLLGAGESGKSTIVKQMKIIHQDGYSLEECLEFIAIIYSNTLQSMLAIVRAMTTLNIQYGDSARQDDARKLLHLSDTIEEGTMPKEMSDIIGRLWKDAGIQACFDRASEYQLNDSAGYYLSDLERLVTPGYVPTEQDVLRSRVKTTGIIETQFSFKDLNFRMFDVGGQRSERKKWIHCFEGVTCIIFIAALSAYDMVLVEDDEVNRMHESLHLFNSICNHRYFATTSIVLFLNKKDVFLEKIKKAHLSICFPDYDGPNTYDDAGNYIKLQFLELNMRRDVKEIYSHMTCATDTENVKFVFDAVTDIIIKENLKDCGLF, encoded by the exons ATGGGTGCAGGGGCCAGTGCCGAGGAGAAGCACTCCCGTGAGctggagaagaagctgaaggaggacGCTGAGAAGGATGCCAGGACCgtcaagctgctgctgctgg GAGCAGGGGAGTCGGGGAAGAGCACCATCGTCAAGCAGATGAA GATCATCCACCAGGACGGCTACTCGTTGGAGGAGTGCTTGGAGTTCATCGCCATCATCTACAGCAACACACTGCAGTCCATGCTGGCCATCGTGCGTGCCATGACCACGCTCAACATCCAGTACGGTGACTCAGCCCGCCAG GATGATGCCCGCAAGCTGCTGCACCTGTCTGACACCATTGAGGAGGGCACCATGCCCAAGGAGATGTCGGACATCATTGGGCGACTCTGGAAGGATGCAGGCATCCAGGCCTGCTTCGACCGGGCCTCTGAGTACCAGCTCAACGACTCGGCTGGATA CTACCTGTCGGACCTGGAGCGCCTGGTGACCCCTGGCTACGTCCCCACCGAGCAGGACGTGCTGCGCTCCCGTGTCAAAACCACCGGCATCATCGAAACCCAGTTCTCCTTCAAGGACCTCAACTTCAG GATGTTTGATGTGGGGGGACAGCGCTCGGAGCGCAAGAAGTGGATCCACTGCTTCGAGGGGGTGACGTGCATCATCTTCATCGCGGCGCTCAGCGCCTACGACATGGTGCTGGTGGAGGATGATGAAGTG AACCGCATGCACGAGAGCCTGCACCTCTTCAACAGCATCTGCAACCACCGCTACTTCGCCACCACCTCTATCGTCCTCTTCCTCAACAAGAAGGACGTCTTCCTGGAGAAGATCAAGAAGGCGCACCTCAGCATCTGCTTCCCCGACTATGATG GTCCCAACACCTACGATGATGCTGGCAACTACATCAAGCTGCAGTTCCTGGAGCTGAACATGCGGCGGGACGTGAAGGAGATCTACTCGCACATGACCTGTGCCACCGATACTGAGAACGTCAAGTTCGTCTTTGACGCCGTCACCGACATCATCATCAAGGAGAACCTCAAGGACTGCGGGCTCTTCTGA
- the SEMA3F gene encoding semaphorin-3F isoform 2 precursor (isoform 2 precursor is encoded by transcript variant 2) translates to MPVATVLLWATLLTLGWRAAHGKDGVPPTPRVQLSFKELKATGTAHFFNFLLNSSDYRILLKDEDHDRMYVGSKDYVLSLDLHDINREPLIIHWPASQQRIEECILSGKNSNGECGNFIRLIQPWNRTHLYVCGTGAYNPICAFINRGRKAQGFPPSQPLQPGGRESRAADGPRSPRPAESKDYIFYLEPDKLESGKGKCSYDPKVDTVSALINEELYAGVYIDFMGTDAAIFRTMGKQTAMRTDQYNSRWLNDPAFVRAQLIPDSSERNDDKLYFFFREKSADAPLSPGVYSRIGRICLNDDGGHCCLVNKWSTFLKARLVCSVPGPDGIETHFDELQDVFIQQTQDTKNPVIYAVFSASGSVFKGSAVCVYSMADIRMVFNGPFAHKEGPNYQWMPYTGKMPYPRPGTCPGGTFTPSMKSTKDYPDEVINFMRSHPLMYHAVYPAHRQPLVVRTNVNYRFTTIAVDQVDAADGRYEVLFLGTDRGTVQKVIVLPRDDMETEELMLEEIEVFKVPAPIKMMTISSKRQQLYVSSAVGVTHLALHRCDVYGEACADCCLARDPYCAWDGKACSRYSASSKRRSRRQDVRHGNPMRQCRGYNSNANKNTVEAVQYGVEGSTAFLECQPRSPQATVKWLLQKDNSDRRKELRTEGGRALRTEQGLLLRALQLSDSGLYSCTATENNFKHTVTKVQLRVLAARAVHAVLLQGELPPAALPGAPTPRYQDLLQLLTRPELGLLDQYCQGFWRPPAPGPPEPLAALKAKELQDQKKPRSRRNHPPESCGHT, encoded by the exons ATGCCCGTGGCCACCGTCCTGCTCTGGGCCACCCTGCTGACCCTGGGCTGGCGGGCAGCCCACGGCAAGGACGGCGTGCCTCCTACCCCCAGGGTGCAGCTCTCCTTCAAAG AGCTGAAGGCCACCGGCACCGCGCACTTCTTCAACTTCCTGCTCAACTCCAGTGACTACCGCATCCTGCTGAAGGACGAGGACCACGACCGCATGTACGTGGGCAGCAAGGACTACGTCCTCTCTCTGGACCTGCACGACATCAACCGCGAGCCCCTCATC ATCCACTGGCCTGCCTCCCAGCAGAGGATCGAGGAGTGCATCCTGTCGGGCAAGAACAGCAAT GGGGAGTGTGGCAACTTCATCCGCCTGATCCAGCCCTGGAACCGGACTCACCTCTACGTGTGCGGCACCGGCGCCTACAACCCCATCTGCGCCTTCATCAACCGTGGGCGCAAAGCACAG GGCTTTCCGCCGAGCCAGCCCCTCCAGCCGGGAGGCCGGGAGAGCAGAGCCGCCGACGGCCCCCGCAGCCCGAGACCAGCAGAAAGCAAG GATTATATCTTCTACCTAGAGCCGGACAAGCTGGAGTCAGGCAAAGGGAAGTGTTCTTATGACCCCAAAGTGGACACCGTCTCTGCATTGATAA aTGAAGAGCTCTATGCTGGGGTCTACATCGACTTCATGGGCACTGATGCAGCCATCTTCCGCACTATGGGCAAGCAGACAGCCATGAGGACAGACCAGTACAATTCACGCTGGCTCAACG ACCCTGCCTTCGTCCGTGCCCAGCTCATCCCTGACAGCAGCGAGAGGAATGATGACAAACTCTACTTCTTCTTCCGGGAGAAGTCGGCGGATGCCCCGCTCAGCCCCGGGGTCTATTCCCGCATCGGGCGCATCTGCCTG AACGACGATGGAGGACACTGCTGCCTGGTGAACAAATGGAGCACCTTCCTGAAGGCCCGGCTCGTCTGCTCCGTGCCAGGACCCGATGGGATCGAGACACACTTTGATGAGCTTC AGGACGTCTTCATCCAGCAGACTCAGGACACCAAGAATCCTGTTATCTACGCCGTCTTCTCCGCATCGGG GTCGGTGTTCAAGGGCTCGGCTGTCTGCGTTTACTCCATGGCCGACATCCGCATGGTGTTCAATGGGCCCTTCGCGCACAAGGAGGGCCCCAACTACCAGTGGATGCCCTACACGGGCAAAATGCCCTACCCCCGGCCGGGCACC TGCCCCGGGGGGACCTTCACACCCTCCATGAAGTCAACCAAGGACTACCCCGACGAAGTGATCAACTTCATGCGCTCTCACCCTCTGATGTACCACGCCGTCTACCCGGCCCACCGGCAGCCTCTGGTCGTGCGCACCAACGTCAACTACCGCTTCACCACCATCGCTGTTGACCAGGTGGACGCGGCAGATGGGCGCTATGAGGTGCTTTTCCTGGGCACAG ATCGGGGCACGGTGCAGAAAGTCATTGTGCTGCCCCGGGATGACATGGAGACAGAGGAGCTGATGCTGGAGGAGATCGAGGTGTTCAAG GTGCCAGCACCCATCAAGATGATGACCATCTCCTCCAAGAGG CAACAGCTTTACGTGTCCTCGGCAGTAGGAGTGACCCACCTGGCCCTGCACCGGTGTGACGTGTATGGAGAAGCCTGTGCTGACTGCTGCCTGGCCCGCGACCCATACTGTGCCTGGGATGGCAAGGCCTGCAGCCGCTACTCAGCATCCTCCAAGAG GCGGAGCAGGCGGCAGGACGTCCGGCACGGCAACCCCATGCGCCAGTGCCGAGGCTACAACTCCAATG ccaacAAGAACACGGTGGAGGCCGTGCAGTACGGGGTGGAGGGCAGCACCGCCTTCCTCGAGTGCCAGCCCCGCTCTCCACAAGCCACCGTCAaatggctgctgcagaaggacaaCAGCGACCGACGGAAAGAG CTGCGCACAGAGGGCGGCCGGGCACTGCGGACAGAGCAGGGCTTGCTGCTGCGTGCCCTGCAGCTCTCCGACAGCGGCCTCTACTCCTGCACCGCCACCGAGAACAACTTCAAGCACACGGTGACCAAGGTGCAGCTGCGAGTCCTGGCCGCCCGCGCCGTGCACGCCGTCCTGCTGCAAGGCGAGCTGCCCCCCGCCGCGCTGCCGGGAGCCCCAACGCCGCGCTACCAggacctgctgcagctgctcacccGCCCCGAGCTGGGACTCCTCGACCAGTACTGCCAGGGCTTCTGGCGACCGCCGGCCCCCGGCCCCCCCGAACCGCTGGCTGCCCTCAAAGCCAAGGAGCTGCAGGACCAGAAGAAGCCAAGGAGCCGCCGGAATCACCCGCCAGAGAGCTGCGGGCACACATGA